The region AATCAAATCATCCAAATAAAAAAGAATTAAATGGTTATGCTCAAATAACTTTAAAAAATAAAATAATAAAACTGGAAGAATTAAAAGAGGATGATATTATTGCTTTACAATCCCCACAAACAATAGTTTCATGTAAGGTATTAAATATAAAAAATCAATAATATATTAAGTTTATAATAGATAAAATAAGGCCCTATATATTAAAAAAAGGTTTGAAATGAATTCAGAATCTATTGCAAATAAAATTCGAACTAAACTAATAATAGCAGGTATATTTATTATAGCTTTTGCCATTGCCGTTTCATATTACATGATTTCTAATATGGAAAAAGAGATACAATTAAGTACTAAAGCACATTTCGAACTTTTAATAAATGAAAGAATTAAATCAAAGATGAATATTGGTTTAACAAATGCAATTACACTTTCAAAAAATACAGATATTATGGCAGCACTCGAATATAAAGATAGAGATACAGCTAAGCTTTCATTAGAAGGTATTTCAAAGGCTATGAAATCAGGAACAAGTTTAAAGAATGTAAAAATTCATATTCATGATAAAGATGTTAAATCTTTTTTTAGAGCTTGGAAACCAGATAAGTATGGGGATGATTTAAGCTCTTTTAGGGAAACAATTTTAGAGGTTAAAAAAACACAAAAACCATTAAATGCAATTGAAGTAGGAAGAGCAGGTTTAGTTTTAAGAGGACTAGCTCCTATTTTTGATATTGAAGATAAATATTTAGGTTCAATTGAATATATACAAGGTTTTAACTCTATTGTAAATGATTTTAAAAAAGATGGTGAATATCTTTTAGTTTTAATGGATGAAAAATATAAAAGAGGTAATGCTTTATCTGATCAAAGTAAAGTTGGAAAATATTATATCTCACAAAAAGATGTTGATAAAAATTTTGTAAATAGTTTTTCAAAAATTGATATGAATAGTTTAAAACAAAACGGGATATTAAAAGGTAGTAATTATTTTTATACAGCTTTTCCTATTAAAGATTTAAAAGGGGAGCAAATTGGTATCTATGTTTTAGGTGAAGATATAAAAAAACTAGAAACAGTAATTAGTAATTCTTCACAAATAGTTTTTGTAATGCTTGCTTTAATGGTAGTTCTAATTTTAGTTTTTGTATTTATAACAATGTATTTATTTAAAAAGATTGTTACCGGTGGTTTAAATAAATTTAAATCAAATTTCGCATACTTTTTAGAATTTGTTTCTTTCAAAATCAATACATTTCATAAACCAGCTGTTTATACAAATGATGAAATAGGCCAAATGTTAACAATGTTAAATGAGGCAGCTGAAACTTTTGATAAAAAATTAAAAAATGATATGAGGGTTATTGGTGAAATCGTTTTAACAACTGATAAAGTTGAACAAGGTATCTATAAATGTAGAATTAATTCTAATTCTGATAATCCTATGATTATGACTTTAAAAACTACAATTAATAAAATGCTTGATGCTATGGATTTAAATATGAAAGAGCTTATGAAAACTTTAGGTCATTATTCTGAGGGTGATTTTAGAGAAAAAGCTTATATAGCTGAAAATTTAAAAGCTGATATGCTAGAAGTTATGAACTCAATTAATAAGTTAGGAGATGCTTTAAGTGAAAACGCGAAAAGCAACCTGCATAACGGAGAGACATTAGAAGATAACTCAACAACAATGACAAGCTCAATGGAAAACCTAGCATTAAAAGCAAATGAACAAGCAGCAAGCTTAGAAGAGACAGCAGCAGCAGTAGAAGAGATTACCTCTATAACAAGAGGGAACACACAAAATGCAACAAAAATGGCAACATTAGGGAAAACAGTAAGAGATTCAGTAACAACAGGTGAAGATTTGGCATCTAAAACAGCATCTTCAATGGATGAGATAAATGAAAAAGTAACAGCAATAAATGAAGCAATAAATGTAATTGATCAAATAGCATTCCAAACAAATATTCTTTCGTTAAATGCAGCAGTAGAAGCAGCAACAGCAGGAGAAGCAGGAAAAGGGTTTGCAGTAGTAGCACAAGAAGTAAGAAACCTAGCATCAAGATCTGCCCAAGCAGCAAAAGAGATAAAAGAATTAGTAGAAGATGCAAACCTAAAAGCAAATGAAGGTAAAGTAATTTCAGATAGTATGATAGAAGGATATAAAGAGTTAAATACACATATAAGTGAAACAATCCATATCATAGAAGATGTAAGTGTAGCATCAAGAGAACAGATGACAGGTATAGAACAAATAAATGATACAATAACAATGTTAGATAGAGTAACACAAGAGAATGCGAGTGAAGCTAATCAAGTAAAAGAGATAGCAAAAGAAGTATCAGCAATGGCAAATGAATTAGTACAAGATGCCAAAAGTAAAAAGTTTAACTAAGGAGAGAACATGGCAGCAGGACAAGAGACAGTTTTAGATGAATATGCATTCTTAGTTAGTGAAACAGATGAAAAGGGTATAATAAGATTTGCCAATGATGATTTTTGTAAAATAGCAGAATATAGCCTAGAAGAGTTAATAGGTGAGCCACATAGTAAAGTAAGAGATCCTGAAATGCCTAAAAAAGCTTTTAAGTCATTGTGGGATACAGTACAAAAAGGTAAAATCTGGACAGGCTATGTAAAAAATGCTACCAAATCAGGAGGATATTATTGGGTATATGCTACAGTATATCCATTCGAAAGTTGTGATGGTTCTAAAGGTTATCTATCTTGTAGAAGAAAACCTTCTAGAGAAGAAATTGACACTATTAAAGAAGTTTACAAACAATGGAATTTAGAAGAGGGGAAATAGATGGAAACGATTAACGATACTCATGAAGAGATGATAAATTATGCAAACTCAAGCGAGTTTATGACATTTGAACTTGGTAAAATGAAATATGCAATCGAGTTACCTAAAATTAGAGAAATTCTTACATATCCTAAGAATATAACAATATTACCCAACACAACAAAATGGGTAAAAGGGTTAATTAACCTAAGAGGTGAGGTTGTTCCAATTCTTGATATTAGAATAAAGTTTAAAACTGGTGAAGTTGTTTATAATGAAAGCACAGCTGTAATTGCAGTGATAACTGATGATAAAAGAATGATTGGTATTGTGGTTGATAAAGTTGATGATGTTCAAAGAATTGATACTTCAACATTAGCACCTGTTTCTGATATGGGGTCAGCAATTCCTTCTAAATATTTAAAAGGTTTTGTAAGATTAGCAAATAATCAAATGCTTGTAATAATGGATATTGAATCTGTTGTTAGTAAAGATGAATTAAAGAATTAAAAGAATAAAATAATTTTATGCAAGAAAAAATAGAAAAATTAAAGCGGCTAAAACTACTATTTGTAGAAGATGAGACGGATCTTGTCGAAATTATTACTGATACATTACAAAAGTTGAATGCAAACTTTTTATCAGCAAAAAATGGTCAAGAAGCACTTGATATTATTGAAGCCAATGATGACATAGATATTATTGTAACAGATATAAATATGCCTGTTATGAATGGTCTAGTTATGATTAAAGAATTACGAGATAGAGGGAACTCTATCCCTATTATTATTATGTCTGCACATACTGAAACAGACTATATTAATAAAGCAAAAGAGTTAGGTGTAGATAACTATTTACTAAAGCCTTTTGATTTTATTAAATTTATTGATTTGATAACTGAGATGGAAATAAAATAATATAAATGTCTGGGACAATTGATAAAAAATTATTAAAAAGACTTAAACTACTTTATGTTGAAGATGATGATACTGTTAGAGCAGATTTGTCATCTTTGCTTTCAAACTTTTTCGACACTGTATATACGGCAAAAGATGGTCAAGAAGGTTTATCTTTATATAAACAAAAACAAAATGAAATTGATGTAATTGTTGCTGATATAAATATGCCAGGATTAACTGGAATACAAATGTTAGCAAAAATAAGAGAGTTTGATAAAGATGTTCCAACAATATTTGCAACAGCATATTCTGATAATGAATTTTTAGTTGATGCAATAAAATTAAAAGTTTCAGAATATATTATAAAACCAATTGATATAAGAAATTTAATGACTTCATTAAATGAGATTGCAAAAAATACTTACCATGATTTTCTTATAAACCAACAAAATAAAGAATTAAAAAAATATAAAGATATTATTTATAACAACAATATTGTTATAAGAACTAATAAACATATGAAAATATCTTTTGTAAATGACCTTTTTTGTAAAATTACTGGATTTGACAAAAAAGAGTTATTAGGTGAAGAATTAACTGTTTTAAAACATAAAGATGTGGATTCTGAAATTTATAAAAAAATTTATAATTGTGTTTTAGATAACAGACAATGGAATGGTGAATTAAAAAATCTAACAAAAGATGGAAGTTTTTATTATGCTGATACATCAGTTATCTCTACTTTAGATGATTCAGGAGATATTACTGGATGTTTAATAATACAAAAAGATGAAACCTCAAAAGCTATTAAAAGGCGAGAAATCCAAACCTCTTTAATAAAAGACAAAAGTGAAATTTTTCAAAAAAGTAAAAAAAGTTCAGTAGAGCTTTATCAAGTAATAAATAATTTGAATGATGAATTAGAGTCATTAAAAGAGGGCTTACAAAAAGAGAAACAAGAGAAAAATTCTTATATAAATACACTTGAAAGATATAGTTCCGAAAATAAAAAACTTTTAAACGAAATAAATACATATAGAAAAGTTAGTGAAACTTCACATGATGCAACTAGAAAACTAATTAAAATGTCAAAAGAGAGTGCAGACTTAAAAGTTGAAATAAAAAGACTAGAAACAAAACTAGAGATGATTGAAGATGAACATCAAAAAGATTTGAAACAGCAAAAAGTTTATTATGAAGTAAAATTAGATGATATGGACAAACTTTTAACTAGTGCAAAAGAAAAGTTAGATGCAGTTGAAAATGTTGAAGCAGTTTCTCAAAAATTAGCTTATTGGCAAGAAAAAGCAAAAAGTGAAGCAAAGAAAAATGAAAAAATTGAAAAAGAGATCATAAGTTATGGGGATAAAAAACTAATGGCTAAACTTTTTGGAGGGAAATAACCTCCAAAAATTATTTGATTTCAATATTTAAAATCTTTTGTTCCATTAAAGGTTTACTTCCATTACTTTGTCCAAGTGTTGGTACATTTTCAATAGTTTTTAAAGTTTTCATTCCATCTTTTAAGTATCCAAAAATAGTATGTCTTCCATTTAACCAAGGTGTAGGAACAGTAGTAATAAAAAATTGACTTCCATTTGTATTTGGTCCCGCATTAGCCATGGCTAAAATTCCAGGTTTGTTAAAAGTAATATTTGGAGCAAATTCATCTTGAAAAGGTTTACCCCAAATTGATTCACCACCTCTACCTGATGCAGTAGGATCTCCACCTTGTATCATAAAGTTTTTTATTACTCTATGAAAAACTGTACCATTATAATAACCATTTTTTGCATGTGTAATAAAATTTTCAACTGCTTTTGGAGCTAAATCAGGTCTCAATTCAATTTGCATTTCACCTTGATTTGTTTTTATAACTGCAATAGGATTCGCTGCTTCTAATAGTAACATGAAACCAAAAAGTAGAAAAAATATTTTTTTCATTTTTTACCTTTATTTCTAAATTTTTGAGCAAGTATATTACTTAAGATTTTAAAAACTTATTAAAATAACTTTTTTATATGGGTTTAAAAATTATCTGTTAAAATTAAGATAATTTTTATCTTAATTTTAAAGGACTCAAAATATGGAAATGCCAGCAATTCCTCAACCAACATTTTATATCTTCAAATGTGAACAAAGTGCACCTCCAGGTATGCCAAAACCTTCATGTGTAACAGAACAAAGTAGAGATTTATTTAACCACTTAGCGCAATCAATGATGCAAAAAGGATTAATGGGACCAGTTCAAGCAATTAGAACATCATGTTTAGGTCGCTGTCAAATGGGGCCTGTTATGTTAGTAGAACCAGGTCATCATATGTATTGCCAATTATCTAAGGAAAAAATAGATAAAATAGTTGAAGAACACATTATAGGTGGAGCTCCTGTTCAAGAGTATTTAATACCTGAACAATTCTGGGGAGAACCTGTAAGTTTATCTTAAAAGAGGATATTATTAATGACATTTGATATGCTTTATAGTAAGATTCATAGAGCAACTGTAACAGATGCAAACTTGAACTATGTTGGTTCAATCACAATTGATGAAGATTTGATGAAAGCTTCAAAATTGAGAGTTGGACAAAAAGTTGAAATTGTTAATATTAACAATGGAGAAAGATTTGCAACTTACGTAATAAAAGGGAAAGCGGGCAGCAAAGACATGTGTTTAAACGGCGCAGCTGCAAGAAAAGTAGAGATAGGTGATAAGATTATTGTAATTTCATATGCTTCATATTCTGAAGAGGAATTAGAAACTTATAAACCAACAGTTGTAATCGTTGATGATGAAAACAATATTGATTCAATTACTAACGAACTTGTAGGAAGTGATCATGTTTGATGGTATTGATTTAAGTAAAATAAATTTAAATGAAGTGATGGGGCAGGTTCAAGAGATGGCTGATAAAGCCAAAGAAGAAAATGCCTCTAAAATTTTTACTTCAAAAGCAGGCGGAGGTATGGTAGAGCTTTCAATTAATGGAAACTCTGAAGTTATAGACCTTCAAATTGATGACTCTTTAATGGATGATAAAGATTCCCTTCAAATATTATTGATTTCAGCAATGAATGATGTAATAAAACAATCTGATGAAAATAAAAAATCTATGGCCATGAATATGATGGGTGGATTTGGTTCATTTGGTCAAAATTAAAGATGCAAAAACTTTTAAAAACATTTGAAGATTATCTTCTTGATAATCTTCCTCTTTCAAATACTTTTCATCCTTATTTTGAAGAAGCTTTAGGGCAGATGTTAAAAGCAGGTGGAAAAAGATTTAGACCTATGCTGTTGCTTTGTGTGGTAGAGTCTAAAAAACCATTATTATTAAACAATTCATTACCTGTGGCACTTGGATTAGAGATGTTACATACATACTCTTTAGTGCATGATGATTTACCAGCTATGGATAATGCAGATTTAAGAAGAGGTTTTGAAACTATTCATAAAAAGTATGATGAAGTTACAGCTATATTAGTAGGTGATGCACTAAATACTGAAAGCTTTAAGCAAATAGTAAATGCACCCTTACATAATGATATTAAAATTGATTTAATTAAAACATTAAGTACTGATGGTGGAATTGATGGAATGATTATAGGTCAAGCAATAGACTGTTTTTTTGAAAATCAAAAATTAGAACTAAATCAGTTAGAGTTTTTACATATACATAAAACTGCAAAATTGATTGCTGCTAGTTTAAAAATGGGTGCAATAATATCTGAATATGATTTAGAAATACAAGAAAAGCTATACAACTTTGGTATTGACTTAGGTTTATTATTCCAAATTCAAGATGATATTATAGATGAAACACAAAGTGAAGAGGAAGCAGGAAAAACTACACAAAATGATAGTGCTAAAAATTCATTTGTAAATCTTTTAGGTCTTGAAGGGGCAATTAAAAGTGCAGATGATTTAGCAGATAAGTGTATTGGTGAGTTAAATAGTCTTGATGAGAATTTAAAAAATTCATTAAATGAATTACTACTAAAATATATTAATAGACACAAAAATTAATTTTTTAAAAAACTTTAGTCAAATCTACTCAAACTACTTGACAATTAATAAAAAATTTTTTATAATTTGGCACTCTATTTTTTTGAGTGCTAATATAATAAAAATTTAAAAATACAGATTTTACAGGAGAAATATTATGAGTTTTAAACCATTAGGTAAAAGAGTTCTTGTTCAAAGAACAGAAGTAGAAGAAAAAACAGCAAGTGGAATTATACTTGTAGATTCAGCAAAAGAAAAGCCTAACACTGCGGTTGTAAAAGCTGTTGGTTCTGAAGTAACAGAACTAAAAGAGGGAGATACAATTGTATTCGAACAATATAGAGGTACGGAGTTCACTTTAAATGGTGAAGACTATTTAATATTAGATATTGAAAATATTATAGGAGTAATGTAATTATGGCAAAAGAGATTAGATTTAGTGATAGTGCAAGAAATCAATTATATACTGGTGTAGAAAAATTAGCTGATGCAGTAAAAGTTACAATGGGACCTAGAGGAAGAAATGTTCTTTTACAAAAATCTTTTGGTGCTCCAACAATTACAAAAGATGGTGTATCTGTTGCAAGAGAGATTGAACTTGATGATACTTTAGAAAATATGGGAGCTCAACTTGTAAAAGAGGTTGCTTCAAAAACTGCTGATGAAGCAGGTGATGGTACTACTACTGCAACTGTATTAGCTCACTCTATTTATAAAGAGGGTCTAAGAAACGTAACAGCTGGTGCTAATCCTATTTCATTAAAAAGAGGTATGGATAAAGCTTGTGAAGCTATTTTAGCAAATCTAAAAGAGTCTTCAAAAGTTGTTGCAAATAAAACTGAAATTGAGCAAGTAGCAACTATCTCAGCAAACTCTGATAAAGCAATTGGTTCAATGATTGCTGAAGCTATGGATAAAGTTGGAAAAGATGGTGTAATTACTGTTGAAGAAGCTAAAGGTATTTCTGATGAATTAGAAGTTGTTGAGGGGATGCAGTTTGATAGAGGTTACCTATCTCCATATTTCGTAACAAATTCTGAAAAAATGATTGCTGAATTAGAAAACCCATATGTATTATTATATGACAAAAAAATCTCTAACTTAAAAGAGATGTTACCAATCTTAGAATCAGTAAATCAATCTGGAAGACCTTTATTAATCATTGCAGAAGATGTTGATGGTGAAGCATTAGCAACATTAGTTGTAAATAGATTAAGAGGTTCTTTAAATATTGCAGCTGTAAAAGCCCCAGGTTTTGGAGATAGAAGAAAAGCTATGTTAGAAGATATTGCAGTATTAACTGGTGGAACTGTTGTATCTGAAGAGATGGGAATGAAACTAGATACTTGTGGTATTGATGTTTTAGGAACAGCTTCTAAAATCGTAATTGATAAAGATAATACAACTATCGTAGATGGTACAGGTTCAAATGAAGCAGTTACTGCAAGAGTAAACCAAATCAAAGCAGAAATTGAAAATACAACTTCTGATTATGATAAAGAAAAATTACAAGAAAGACTTGCAAAATTAAGTGGTGGTGTAGCAGTTATTAAAGTTGGTGCTGCAACTGAAACTGAAATGAAAGAGAAAAAAGACAGAGTTGATGATGCTTTAAGTGCAACTAGAGCTGCTGTTGAAGAGGGTATTGTTATTGGTGGTGGAGCTGCATTAATCAGAGCTGCTGCTAAAGTATCTTTAGACTTAGATGGTGATGAATCAATTGGTGCAGATATTGTACTAAGAGCTATTAAAGCACCAATGAAACAAATTGCAATTAATGCAGGTTTTGATGCAGGTGTAGTTGTAAACGAAGTAGAAAAATCTGATAATGATAATTTTGGATTCAATGCTGCAACTGGTGAATATGTAGATATGTTCGAAGCTGGTATTGTAGACCCTGCAAAAGTTGAAAGAGTAGCTATGCAAAATGCTGTATCAGTTGCATCTTTACTTTTAACAACTGAAGCAACAGTAACAGACATCAAAGAAGATAAACCAGCAGGTCCATCTATGCCAGATATGGGTGGAATGGGCGGAATGCCTGGTATGATGTAAAGATGTCCAAATTTGTCTAATTATGTCTATTTATAGTACCCTTTTGGGGTACTATGTCTACTTTTCCTAACTATTTCCTAACCACAGTTGTCCAACTATGACTAAATTTGTCTACTTTTGTCTAAATTAGTTGTAGGAATGTAAATTACCTCTCAACCACCTAATAGTTTCTTTTTGATAAAATGAAAAAAAATAAACGGATGAAGTGATGATAAAATTTTTTAGTTTACTGTTTTTATGTTTTACTTTATTGAATGGTGATGATAAATCATTTGAAAAGATATTTAAAGAGTTTAATATTAATGGAACTTTAGTATTGACAACACTAAAAAGTAATGAGTTGTATGTGTATAACTCAAAAAGAGCTGATAAGAGATTTTGTTCAGCTTCAACTTTTAAAATACCTCATACTTTAATTGCATTAAATGAAAATCTGATTACAACAAAAGATGATATTATAGAATGGGATGGAGTAAAAAGAGGATATGAACTTTGGAATAAAAATCAAACATTACAATCAGCGATTTCAGTGAGTTGTGTTTGGTGTTATAAACAATTTGCACAAAAAATATCAAAAGAAAAATATATTGATTATCTTTTAAAATTTAACTATGGAAATAAAACATTAGGAGAAGATAAATCATCTTTTTGGTTAAATGGTGATTTGAAAATATCTGCATATGAGCAGATAGAATTTTTAAAAAAACTTTATAATGAAAATCTCCCAATTTCTAAAAACAACATTAGTATAGTTAAAGATATTATAACAGTAGATAAAAATGATAAATATGAATTAAAAGCAAAAAGTGGATGGGATGGAGCTGTCGGTTGGTATGTAGGTTATGTAAAAACAAATAATAAGGTATATTTCTTTTCTTTAAATGCTGATATAAAAAGAGAAGAATTAAACCTTAGAAAAGAGATAGTTTATAAAGCATTAAAATCCAAAAATATTTTATAAAATAAGGTGTCTCAAATTGTCTAAGATAGTCTAACTATGTCTATCCAAAAACACTCAAAATATTTTTCTTAACCAATTTCCTAACCACAGTTGTCTAACCCATTTTGAAATCAGATTTTATCCTCTGTATCTCCTATGAGTAGGTGGTTTTTAAGGTGTATTTTATGGTTTTAAAAGTGTCTCAAAATGTCTAAGTTGGGTTTTTTGAATGTGTCTTATGTAGTCTATCTTTGACTAAGATAGTTTAGGTGAGGGAAGTTGAGTCTATTTTACTAAATTAGATGATGTAAAAACTCGTTAAAAATGACAACTGCTTGTCATTTTTAGAGTTTGCAGACGAAATGGTCTAACAAAGTTAGCCATTGAGGGGGAACAAGGCAATTATTTCCTTGTTCCCCTTTTTTATTTCTTTCAAAAATTTAATCAATTACTTATATATAAATACAATTTAAAAAATACTATTATAATTTAATTTTAAGATTTTTATAATATTTAACCTTTATAAAATAATAAAATAGATACAATATTATTTTTTAAAATAAGGTGAATTGTTGAAATTTCAAAATATCAGGTTGATATATTTAAAAAATATTATGCTATTTCTTTTTTTTGGTTTTGTAATTGCTACTATTACAAGTTATATTCAGTATTCTGTCAAATACGACGAAGTAAAAGAAAAATTAAAAGATGAATCATTTTTTGTATCAAATAGAATTAAAACACAGATTAAAAATTATATAAATAAAATAGAAGTAAGTATAAACTCTATTTATGATAATAAGTTATTTTTAGATTATATAAACAATACAACTAATTATAATAAAAATATTATAGAACAATTATTTATTAATACAATGGAAAATAATAAGAGTTATTTTCAGTTAAGATTTCTAGATATAAATGGTATAGAAAAGATAAGAATTGATAGAAAAGATGATAAAGTTTTCATAGTAGAAGATTCTAAGCTTCAAGATAAATCAAATAGATACTATTTTAAAGGTGCAGTTAATACTAAAAGAGGTGAATATTGGTATTCAAATGTTGATTTGAATATTGAAAATAAGAAATTAGAATATCCTATAAGACCAACATTTAGAGTATCAACAAAAGTATTTCATAATAATCAGTTTGTTGGGATATTAATTGTAAATATTGAACTAAAACCCCTGCTAGATAATATTAAAGATAATAAACAATTTAATATCTATTTGATTGATAAAGATGGGTATTTTATTTTAAATCCAGATTCTAAAAAAAATTGGTCAAGATATTTAGGTACTAATTATAAAATTGATTTTGAAAATAATAAAAAGGAAAGAAATTTTACAAATACTTATTTATTCCCACTAAATAAGTATTTTAATAACAATGAAGGTATTCAATTAGTATTAAAAGTCAAAAATCACTATTTAGATAAAATTATTGATAGTAATCGTAATTTAGCTTATACTATAGGTATTCTAACGCTACTTATCTCTATTCCAATAAGTTTAATTATTTCAGTACCTATATCTAAACTTTATATAAAGTTTGAAAAAATTTATAAAGATAATTTAAAATATGTAGATTTGGTTGATAAATACGTAATAAGTATGACTGTTGATTTAAATAAAAAAATTGTGGAAGTAAGCAAAGCTTTATGCAATATTAGTGGATTTGCTAAAGATGAACTTATTGGAAATGATGTATCCATAATACGAAATACTAAAACAAATAATTTAGTATGTAAAGATTTATGGAATAATATTCATGAAGGTAAAGTTTGGACTGGAGAAATTGAAAATAAAAAAAAGAATGGTAAATTATATTGGATAAAAACTACTGCTTTGCCAAATATAGAAAATAGTAAAATATTAAGTTTTAGTTCAATTAGCGAAGATATTACTGATAAAAAAATTATAGAAAAGATTTCAGAAACAGACAAATTAACTCAATTATACAATAGGATCAAATTAGATAGAAGTTTAGAATATGAGTTTAATAGATTTAAAAGAAATAGAGCGATTTTTTCTCTTATTTTAATAGATATAGATTTTTTTAAATTAGTTAATGATACTTTTGGTCATCAAGTTGGGGATAAAGTATTAATAGAAGTTTCAAATATATTAAAAGAAAATTGCAGAAAAATAGATATATTGGGAAGATGGGGAGGAGAAGAGTTTTTAATAATTTGTGTAAATACTGAAATTTTAGGGGCTCAACATCTTGCAGAAAAGTTAAGAAAAAAAATTGCAAAGTATGAATTTGAAATTGTAAAACATAAAACTATTAGTTTAGGTGTTTCTCAAGTAAATTTAAACGACACCATTGAAAGTTTGATAAAAAGAGTTGACAATAATCTTTATCAAGCTAAAGAAAGTGGTAGAAATCAAACTGTAACAGATATTTATTGATATAAAAAAAGGGAAATGTTAAATAATCATTTCCCTTTTTGATTTAAATAATACACATATTTATAAATTTGTTCTGTAACAAACTATGTTTAATTATTTTTTAACAATACTAAAAATGAAAATCCTTTGTCATTAGCACCTCCATATTGTTTATATAATGAAATTATAGCACTTTTTAACATTAAAAGTTAATTAAAGTAATTAGTCTAAAGTATTTAAATATATTTATTTAAGTTTACTAATGAATATTTATGGAAATCTATATATTTAGAATTATGTGAACCAAAGTATCCATAAAAAGGCATAGACTTAATATTAATTATCTCTTTAAAATCATTTTTATCTAAAATATCAAACTCATAATGTGTTTCAATATATTTTTCTTGATAAGTATAAAAAATATCATTTTGAAAATAAGGTGAAAGTTTCTTATTTTTTGAAAGTGGTGTTTTGTTCTCTTTTTGTAGTGTAACTT is a window of Halarcobacter sp. DNA encoding:
- a CDS encoding YbaB/EbfC family nucleoid-associated protein, with product MFDGIDLSKINLNEVMGQVQEMADKAKEENASKIFTSKAGGGMVELSINGNSEVIDLQIDDSLMDDKDSLQILLISAMNDVIKQSDENKKSMAMNMMGGFGSFGQN
- a CDS encoding polyprenyl synthetase family protein, encoding MQKLLKTFEDYLLDNLPLSNTFHPYFEEALGQMLKAGGKRFRPMLLLCVVESKKPLLLNNSLPVALGLEMLHTYSLVHDDLPAMDNADLRRGFETIHKKYDEVTAILVGDALNTESFKQIVNAPLHNDIKIDLIKTLSTDGGIDGMIIGQAIDCFFENQKLELNQLEFLHIHKTAKLIAASLKMGAIISEYDLEIQEKLYNFGIDLGLLFQIQDDIIDETQSEEEAGKTTQNDSAKNSFVNLLGLEGAIKSADDLADKCIGELNSLDENLKNSLNELLLKYINRHKN
- the groES gene encoding co-chaperone GroES, with the translated sequence MSFKPLGKRVLVQRTEVEEKTASGIILVDSAKEKPNTAVVKAVGSEVTELKEGDTIVFEQYRGTEFTLNGEDYLILDIENIIGVM
- the groL gene encoding chaperonin GroEL (60 kDa chaperone family; promotes refolding of misfolded polypeptides especially under stressful conditions; forms two stacked rings of heptamers to form a barrel-shaped 14mer; ends can be capped by GroES; misfolded proteins enter the barrel where they are refolded when GroES binds), which codes for MAKEIRFSDSARNQLYTGVEKLADAVKVTMGPRGRNVLLQKSFGAPTITKDGVSVAREIELDDTLENMGAQLVKEVASKTADEAGDGTTTATVLAHSIYKEGLRNVTAGANPISLKRGMDKACEAILANLKESSKVVANKTEIEQVATISANSDKAIGSMIAEAMDKVGKDGVITVEEAKGISDELEVVEGMQFDRGYLSPYFVTNSEKMIAELENPYVLLYDKKISNLKEMLPILESVNQSGRPLLIIAEDVDGEALATLVVNRLRGSLNIAAVKAPGFGDRRKAMLEDIAVLTGGTVVSEEMGMKLDTCGIDVLGTASKIVIDKDNTTIVDGTGSNEAVTARVNQIKAEIENTTSDYDKEKLQERLAKLSGGVAVIKVGAATETEMKEKKDRVDDALSATRAAVEEGIVIGGGAALIRAAAKVSLDLDGDESIGADIVLRAIKAPMKQIAINAGFDAGVVVNEVEKSDNDNFGFNAATGEYVDMFEAGIVDPAKVERVAMQNAVSVASLLLTTEATVTDIKEDKPAGPSMPDMGGMGGMPGMM
- the blaOXA gene encoding class D beta-lactamase, with amino-acid sequence MIKFFSLLFLCFTLLNGDDKSFEKIFKEFNINGTLVLTTLKSNELYVYNSKRADKRFCSASTFKIPHTLIALNENLITTKDDIIEWDGVKRGYELWNKNQTLQSAISVSCVWCYKQFAQKISKEKYIDYLLKFNYGNKTLGEDKSSFWLNGDLKISAYEQIEFLKKLYNENLPISKNNISIVKDIITVDKNDKYELKAKSGWDGAVGWYVGYVKTNNKVYFFSLNADIKREELNLRKEIVYKALKSKNIL
- a CDS encoding diguanylate cyclase codes for the protein MKFQNIRLIYLKNIMLFLFFGFVIATITSYIQYSVKYDEVKEKLKDESFFVSNRIKTQIKNYINKIEVSINSIYDNKLFLDYINNTTNYNKNIIEQLFINTMENNKSYFQLRFLDINGIEKIRIDRKDDKVFIVEDSKLQDKSNRYYFKGAVNTKRGEYWYSNVDLNIENKKLEYPIRPTFRVSTKVFHNNQFVGILIVNIELKPLLDNIKDNKQFNIYLIDKDGYFILNPDSKKNWSRYLGTNYKIDFENNKKERNFTNTYLFPLNKYFNNNEGIQLVLKVKNHYLDKIIDSNRNLAYTIGILTLLISIPISLIISVPISKLYIKFEKIYKDNLKYVDLVDKYVISMTVDLNKKIVEVSKALCNISGFAKDELIGNDVSIIRNTKTNNLVCKDLWNNIHEGKVWTGEIENKKKNGKLYWIKTTALPNIENSKILSFSSISEDITDKKIIEKISETDKLTQLYNRIKLDRSLEYEFNRFKRNRAIFSLILIDIDFFKLVNDTFGHQVGDKVLIEVSNILKENCRKIDILGRWGGEEFLIICVNTEILGAQHLAEKLRKKIAKYEFEIVKHKTISLGVSQVNLNDTIESLIKRVDNNLYQAKESGRNQTVTDIY